A stretch of DNA from Amylolactobacillus amylophilus DSM 20533 = JCM 1125:
TGGCCATCAACTTCTCTGATTTGGCAATGGCTTTCTTCATAGAGCGAACTTTGTCGAAAGAAACTATTCTGTGTGATTCTGCGTCAAATGTGAGTAAAGGTTTAATCTGTAACATCGAGCCAACCAATGCCGATGCATTACTCAAGCGACCACCACGCACCAAATTATTAAGATCATCAACTACGAAAATTTCATCGGTTTGCTGTCTCAGTTCACTCAGGTTACTGATAATTTGGGCGGGATTGAGGCCTGCGGCAATCATTTTGGCAGCGGCGATTACCTGATAACCCATTAGACGAACAGTAATTTGCGAATCAAACGGGTACAGGTGCAATTCTGGATTAGCATTGGCAAGGTTGACCAGCGTTTGATTGAAGCCGCTAATTGTACCGGCAAGTGTGATGGCAATGATTGCGTCGTAACCATCAGCTTTGATCTGTTCAAACAAGCTAAGAAGTTCGCCAATACTGGGCTGGGAGGTTTGAGGAAACCCCGCACCAGCCTGCTCAAGTTCATAAAGCTGCTGAGAATTAAAATCAACGTGTTCCAGGTATTCCTTATCGTCAATGATGACAGGAATGGGTAGCACGTTGATATTATACTGTTCAATTTCGTCTCTAGTTAGATAGCTAGTACTATCTGTCACAAGTGCAATTTTCAAATTAAGACTCACTTACTATCAATAAAATAATTAAAATAATTTTTTCTTGCTTAAATGCAATGCGCAATAATTGAATATATTTGCTTCTAAAAGTATATCACATCAACAGCTAAAAAAAAATATTGGCCGGCTTACAACCCTAATGTAAAGCGCTTTACAAATGATGCGTCACTAACTTAGCTTCTTAATTATCATACTAAGTTCCGACCGTAAGAAACTAATTTCTTCCTGAGCGGAATATGCGAAGATCTTGTCTGTTAATCCTGTAATTGCTTTTTTTAATTCCTCAGCCTTGATTAGACCATTAGCTGATAAATGAACATGTTTAGTTGAGTCTTTTGAAGTCAAGTCAAACTCAAGGTAAGATCTTGTCTGTTCTTGATTTAGTTGTCTACTGAGTGTGGAAATTGAAATAGATAATTCATGTGCTAAGTCGTTCATGGCGAGCAATTCGTTGCCGGTTTCACTAAAATATTGTAGTAACCTGATTTGACTCTGATTTAACTTTGTTGAATTCATCAAAAGTTTCATGATTTTTTCGCCAATCTCGTTGAAAAGTAGAATATTCATATTAATCCCCTTCTATTCCTGATTTAACAATATATTGTATTATACAACGAATCTGCTTTGATTGTACAACTGAGACGTATTTTTGACTGATTTTTGCTTAGAAGAACAAATTACCTTTTTAGTCATGAAAATAGTACAATAGAGTAATTAATAACTGAGGTGAGCATATGTCATTTGACGGACTTTTTATTAAGAAATATCTCGAGGAATTGAAGCCACAATTGGAGACTGGTAAGCTAATGAAAGTTTATCAACCCTTTGATCAAGACGTCATATTAATTTTCCGCCAGAGTCGAAAGAGAAAACAGCTGTTACTATCCACCAACGCTAATTCTCCACGATTTTATCTGACAGATACCGATATCGATAATCCTCCCGTTGCCCCTACTTTTGCAATGGTACTGAGAAAGTATCTTGAAGGTGCTATTCTAAAGGAAATTTCGCAGGTTGGAAATGATCGTATTGTAAACTTCGATTTCACGAATCACGATGAATTAGGCGACGAGCAGACACTCACGTTGTCTCTCGAACTAATGGGCAGACACAGCAACCTGATTCTGATTAATAGAAACGACGGCAAGATAGTTGACTTACAGAAGCGAATCAACCCCGATGAAAATCGAGTACGGATGCTTTTACCTAAGGCTCGTTACGAATTGCCACCATTGAATGAGCAATTGGATATTTGCACTGTTACTAAGACACAATTCGCCAACTTTAGCGATATCAACTCATTCATCCACTCATTGGGCGGACTCGACCGCGATAATAAGTTCGAACTGCAAACTAGGCTAGAGGAAAGTTTTTCATACGAAACAATTCAGAATTTTGTGGCGACGATACTGGAAACTACACCAACGCTAGGCTTGAATAACCGCAAAAGGCCCGTCTTCTTCAGCTATACCCCCACTACCCTCTCAGCAAACGGCAGGGTTAAGTACGATACCTTGAACGAACTTGTCGATAATTTCTATCGAACGGAAGCTACTAATGCCTGGGTGAAAGAGCGCGCGCAGAAAGTCAATACATTGGTCAACAACGAACTAAAGAAGTTGACTAAGAAACTGGTAAAACTAGAGGATCAACTCACACATGCGGAAAACTCCGAGTCGTATAGAATCAAGGGTGAGTTGTTAAATACGTATCTCAATCAGGTGAAACCTGGCATGACCCAAATTGCACTACCAAATTATTATGATGAGAACCACGAACTAGAAATCTCACTTGCGGCGGAATTATCACCACAACGAAACGCGCAGAAGTATTTTACCAAATATCAGAAGCTGAGAAACTCCATTAAATATGTGAACGAGCAGATTGAGTTCACCAAGCAAAATATTGCCTACTTTGAGTCCGTGCAGACTGCGGTTGCAAACGCCGAACCAGCAGATATC
This window harbors:
- a CDS encoding MarR family winged helix-turn-helix transcriptional regulator, translating into MNILLFNEIGEKIMKLLMNSTKLNQSQIRLLQYFSETGNELLAMNDLAHELSISISTLSRQLNQEQTRSYLEFDLTSKDSTKHVHLSANGLIKAEELKKAITGLTDKIFAYSAQEEISFLRSELSMIIKKLS
- a CDS encoding DegV family protein, with the translated sequence MKIALVTDSTSYLTRDEIEQYNINVLPIPVIIDDKEYLEHVDFNSQQLYELEQAGAGFPQTSQPSIGELLSLFEQIKADGYDAIIAITLAGTISGFNQTLVNLANANPELHLYPFDSQITVRLMGYQVIAAAKMIAAGLNPAQIISNLSELRQQTDEIFVVDDLNNLVRGGRLSNASALVGSMLQIKPLLTFDAESHRIVSFDKVRSMKKAIAKSEKLMAKKIETNVSDLEKLRIIIYHANERETAIKIQAELTAKYPQTPNEIDEFGPVIATHLGEKAIGITWMPDVLQITY
- a CDS encoding Rqc2 family fibronectin-binding protein; its protein translation is MSFDGLFIKKYLEELKPQLETGKLMKVYQPFDQDVILIFRQSRKRKQLLLSTNANSPRFYLTDTDIDNPPVAPTFAMVLRKYLEGAILKEISQVGNDRIVNFDFTNHDELGDEQTLTLSLELMGRHSNLILINRNDGKIVDLQKRINPDENRVRMLLPKARYELPPLNEQLDICTVTKTQFANFSDINSFIHSLGGLDRDNKFELQTRLEESFSYETIQNFVATILETTPTLGLNNRKRPVFFSYTPTTLSANGRVKYDTLNELVDNFYRTEATNAWVKERAQKVNTLVNNELKKLTKKLVKLEDQLTHAENSESYRIKGELLNTYLNQVKPGMTQIALPNYYDENHELEISLAAELSPQRNAQKYFTKYQKLRNSIKYVNEQIEFTKQNIAYFESVQTAVANAEPADIAAIVAELQNQGYLKKTARKERKQKITEKQLSTFRLSSGKIVLVGKNNYQNDWLTFKKSQKTDLWLHVKNIPGSHVLIQSADSPSEQDIQEAAEIAAYYSKARLSSHVQVDYVPVKRVKKPNGAKPGFVIYTGQNSIEVTPNEAEILAKQVK